A portion of the Pirellulales bacterium genome contains these proteins:
- a CDS encoding LTA synthase family protein, with product MGFAFYFGWLAVPDAGWLWHTLAFIGLWTTGLYTVQAKTLLSPQDSSPQFARWAPRIRLSIDVCFTTAITMFLSPVGLMLVSVIVFLAHLGLMVHFQYFLRPVSALTMYHNWREGAKASSHSVRARTRGLNLIFGASLLVKLALLATAPDPGVGRGMLWAVGTVAAVGYVGLMALASWIDPLDRILTTRGIGRLGMIRGYFVTWLAEFFYLGKRQVLESAIRQQQVTSDALTPIETSIPIRRQLVIIQAESLDFNVLGCQANGQEVTPFLNRLRERSLFYRISAARYIGSADADFVMLNSVMPSMHIITYNIPNYPYRNTLPQFLGQFGYRTEAFHGNTGNFYNRRAAFEKMGFAEIHFEEEMIERDGLPQIAWGIEDRQVLDLSARRLQEASGKVCHFIITLTTHTPYNLLGCNQRDVFPQPQSIAENYLNNMRYLDNQISAYIGSLSSATVVIYSDHPADPAVAPDFMPNCQAAREYVPCFVYDTDSDLATLQRTRESGPAVDGSLTLLDIGNFLRAQVAAGNDQPPLATSGSGGFRVTSGK from the coding sequence ATGGGATTTGCTTTTTATTTCGGTTGGCTGGCCGTGCCTGACGCGGGGTGGCTCTGGCATACACTGGCGTTCATTGGGCTTTGGACCACGGGATTGTACACGGTTCAGGCGAAGACGCTCCTATCTCCACAAGATAGCAGTCCGCAGTTCGCTCGCTGGGCGCCGCGGATCCGCCTTTCCATCGACGTTTGCTTCACGACGGCGATCACGATGTTTCTGTCGCCGGTCGGACTCATGCTCGTCTCGGTGATAGTGTTTTTGGCGCATTTGGGCTTGATGGTCCATTTCCAATATTTTCTGCGCCCCGTGTCAGCGCTAACGATGTATCACAATTGGCGCGAGGGTGCGAAAGCAAGCAGCCATTCGGTAAGGGCTCGCACACGAGGGCTCAATTTGATCTTCGGCGCTAGCCTGCTCGTCAAACTTGCGCTCTTGGCGACAGCCCCGGATCCGGGCGTCGGACGCGGTATGTTGTGGGCCGTCGGCACTGTGGCTGCGGTTGGCTACGTTGGATTGATGGCGCTGGCCAGTTGGATTGATCCACTCGACAGAATCCTGACAACGCGCGGCATCGGGCGGCTCGGGATGATCCGCGGGTATTTCGTCACCTGGCTGGCGGAGTTCTTTTACCTCGGCAAGCGGCAAGTGCTCGAAAGCGCAATCCGGCAGCAGCAAGTCACGTCCGACGCTCTGACGCCGATTGAGACGTCGATACCGATTCGCCGTCAACTCGTGATCATTCAGGCCGAAAGCCTGGATTTCAACGTGTTAGGTTGTCAGGCCAACGGCCAGGAAGTCACTCCGTTCTTGAACCGGCTTCGCGAGCGGTCGTTGTTCTATCGAATCTCGGCCGCGCGATACATCGGCTCGGCGGACGCGGATTTCGTGATGTTGAACAGCGTGATGCCTTCGATGCACATCATCACTTACAATATCCCGAACTATCCCTATCGCAACACGCTGCCGCAGTTTCTTGGTCAATTCGGTTATCGAACGGAAGCATTTCACGGCAACACGGGCAACTTCTATAATCGACGTGCAGCCTTCGAAAAGATGGGATTTGCGGAGATCCACTTCGAGGAAGAAATGATCGAGCGGGACGGCCTGCCGCAAATTGCTTGGGGAATTGAAGACCGGCAGGTTTTGGATCTCTCGGCGCGACGGCTTCAAGAGGCCTCCGGGAAAGTCTGCCATTTCATAATCACCCTGACGACGCACACGCCCTACAATCTGCTCGGCTGCAATCAGCGAGATGTTTTTCCACAGCCGCAATCGATCGCCGAGAACTATCTGAACAACATGCGTTATCTCGACAACCAAATCAGTGCCTACATCGGTTCGCTGAGTTCGGCCACGGTCGTGATCTATTCCGATCATCCAGCGGACCCGGCGGTTGCCCCGGACTTCATGCCGAATTGCCAGGCAGCGCGCGAATATGTGCCCTGCTTTGTTTATGACACGGACAGCGATTTGGCGACCCTGCAGCGAACGCGCGAAAGCGGTCCGGCGGTCGACGGAAGCCTGACCTTGTTGGACATTGGCAATTTCCTCCGCGCGCAAGTTGCCGCGGGAAACGATCAGCCGCCGCTGGCGACAAGCGGGAGTGGCGGGTTTCGAGTGACCAGCGGCAAGTGA
- a CDS encoding glycosyltransferase family 2 protein: protein MNIVMPMAGRGSRFAQIGIDTPKPLIDVDGRPMYSWAMDSLPLELASRVIFVCLEEHLRQRSLEDDIHRRYAHLNPEVVRLDEVTEGQACTVLTTSALIDNDEPLLIYNADTYCQTGLSRRLPALPPQIAGLIGVFRAPGTKWSFARTDANGRVLETAEKRRISDWASTGLYYFRRGRDFVRHAEAMIAENERIKGEFYVVPVYNRMIAAGAEVCIDPAEEVWAMGTPEDLRHFLQHFAP from the coding sequence ATGAACATCGTCATGCCCATGGCGGGCCGAGGCAGTCGGTTCGCTCAGATCGGGATCGATACGCCCAAGCCGCTCATCGACGTCGATGGCAGGCCGATGTATTCGTGGGCGATGGACAGCCTGCCGCTGGAGTTGGCCTCGAGGGTGATATTCGTTTGCCTTGAAGAGCATCTCCGTCAGCGTTCGCTCGAGGACGATATTCATCGCCGTTACGCGCACTTGAATCCCGAGGTGGTCCGACTCGACGAGGTCACCGAGGGGCAAGCATGCACCGTCCTTACGACGTCGGCGCTCATCGACAACGACGAGCCCTTGTTGATCTACAATGCGGATACATATTGCCAGACGGGGCTCTCGCGGCGACTTCCGGCGTTGCCGCCGCAGATCGCCGGGCTGATCGGCGTATTTCGTGCGCCGGGAACGAAATGGAGCTTCGCTCGAACGGACGCCAACGGCCGCGTGCTGGAGACTGCCGAAAAACGACGAATCTCCGATTGGGCCAGCACGGGGCTTTACTATTTTCGCCGTGGCCGTGATTTTGTCCGTCATGCCGAAGCAATGATTGCCGAGAATGAGCGGATCAAGGGCGAGTTTTACGTCGTGCCAGTCTACAACCGAATGATTGCCGCCGGCGCCGAGGTTTGCATCGATCCGGCGGAAGAAGTTTGGGCGATGGGGACGCCCGAAGACCTGCGGCACTTCTTGCAACATTTTGCTCCATGA
- a CDS encoding glycosyltransferase, whose amino-acid sequence MDELAVHAGLEGFGSFADQDLRESSDRNPIDGAARSYVDGEVPARDPRVLFCSWTELDVASGTPVILCDLLRHFPAGCSEVLTEENLDNKCRRHVEVEHPIYKYRLHTRLWPFKRGHRLRGRLARMGVPLLVALILRRIKTFRPDCILAVYAQPHWILATWIASRLSGIPLLYYVHDTFLEQTNRRRNSAYSKWLDRRALSAARVLVLHPYLADYYRQRYGIECTVLRQMIRHRALPPRRIDFAAKEIVIGFSGAIYDNNRRQLAELARVVEANPRLRLKIWSDAAPADLSRAGIAGIRVECAYEADYERLLTHLAGCDLLYLPLAFFDTPNVTTDSLQYAFPTKSLDYLVSGTPILVHSPRHFELSRFFTSHHCGLVVNEAGPVAVEAWLQRWLAGAVESLDDSDRLDTLRVFSPEENRRLLWAIIAEETSSRGKRPREKTQTSTKETAKAAV is encoded by the coding sequence GTGGACGAATTGGCTGTCCATGCCGGATTGGAAGGCTTTGGCTCGTTTGCGGATCAAGACTTGAGAGAATCGAGCGATCGAAACCCGATTGACGGCGCCGCGCGGTCATACGTGGATGGCGAAGTTCCTGCGCGCGATCCGCGCGTGTTGTTCTGCAGTTGGACCGAACTGGACGTTGCCTCGGGAACGCCGGTGATTCTCTGCGATTTGCTGCGGCACTTTCCCGCGGGATGTTCCGAAGTGTTGACGGAGGAGAATCTTGACAACAAGTGCCGACGGCACGTCGAAGTCGAGCATCCGATTTACAAATACCGCCTCCACACGCGGCTTTGGCCGTTCAAGCGGGGGCACCGTCTCCGCGGTCGATTGGCTCGCATGGGAGTTCCGCTGCTAGTGGCGCTTATTTTGCGGCGAATCAAGACGTTTCGCCCGGATTGCATCCTTGCGGTTTACGCGCAGCCCCACTGGATTTTGGCGACGTGGATCGCCTCGCGGCTAAGCGGAATTCCCTTGCTGTACTACGTCCACGACACGTTTCTAGAGCAAACAAATCGCCGCAGGAATTCGGCCTATTCGAAATGGCTCGACCGACGGGCGCTGTCGGCTGCCCGCGTGCTTGTGTTGCATCCCTATTTGGCCGATTACTATCGCCAGCGCTACGGCATCGAGTGCACTGTACTTCGACAGATGATCCGCCATCGCGCGCTGCCGCCTCGACGGATCGATTTCGCGGCTAAGGAAATCGTGATCGGGTTTTCCGGGGCGATTTACGACAACAACCGCCGACAATTGGCGGAATTGGCGCGAGTGGTCGAAGCCAATCCGCGGCTGCGACTGAAGATCTGGTCCGACGCGGCGCCGGCCGATCTGAGCCGCGCTGGGATCGCCGGCATTCGAGTCGAGTGTGCGTATGAGGCGGACTACGAGCGGCTGCTGACCCACTTGGCGGGTTGCGATCTGCTCTATTTGCCGCTGGCATTCTTCGACACGCCGAATGTCACCACCGATTCGCTGCAATACGCGTTTCCGACCAAAAGTCTCGATTATCTGGTCTCCGGAACGCCGATTCTCGTCCACTCGCCAAGACATTTCGAGCTGTCGCGGTTCTTCACATCGCACCATTGCGGGCTCGTCGTGAACGAGGCCGGGCCCGTCGCCGTTGAAGCTTGGCTCCAGCGATGGCTGGCAGGAGCAGTCGAATCGCTTGACGACTCGGACCGGTTGGATACGCTCCGTGTTTTTTCGCCAGAAGAGAACAGGCGGTTGCTGTGGGCAATAATCGCTGAAGAAACGTCGTCGCGCGGTAAGCGCCCCCGAGAGAAGACGCAAACTTCAACCAAGGAAACGGCCAAGGCGGCTGTTTAG
- a CDS encoding glycosyltransferase family 2 protein, which translates to MKFSICIPNYNYERYLGRTIQSVRDQAGLEYEILVSDNASTDRSVEIVRGFADPRIRLHVNRCNVGFAANLDRAAHLADGDWMLMLSSDDLMRPAALATYRSLFDRLGPVAEKAIFTSAMDVIDAEDRTIGRVGLPRNDVWRETDRAGELDEAAGAPVYRVSARELLRRSLVTMQNPFQFAATVYPRKLYEAVEGYGGSRQMNPDKWFHWKLLSRADAAYFVDRPLFAYRWHASNQTAQQTGSGALKFLVDEYASTYEIDANILKELDLTRAEIERAFVEYDIGRHGLAELARGRRAQARRIHSFGRAAYPRHSRRNRKTWILGILLNIGPCGQWIARTAYRRMTRSARADTANAWELNGSYPT; encoded by the coding sequence TTGAAGTTCTCGATCTGCATTCCGAATTACAACTACGAGCGCTATCTTGGGCGCACGATCCAAAGCGTTCGCGACCAAGCCGGCCTCGAATATGAAATCCTCGTTTCTGATAATGCCAGCACGGATCGCTCGGTCGAAATCGTGCGCGGCTTCGCGGATCCGCGCATTCGACTGCACGTAAACCGTTGCAACGTCGGCTTCGCTGCGAATCTGGACCGCGCGGCTCACTTGGCCGACGGGGACTGGATGCTAATGCTATCCTCGGACGACCTGATGCGGCCCGCTGCGCTGGCGACGTATCGCTCGCTCTTCGATCGTCTGGGGCCAGTTGCAGAGAAGGCGATTTTCACGAGCGCGATGGACGTGATCGATGCGGAGGACCGGACCATTGGACGAGTTGGATTACCGCGAAACGACGTTTGGCGAGAAACCGATCGCGCCGGCGAATTGGACGAAGCGGCCGGGGCGCCCGTTTATCGGGTCTCGGCTCGAGAGCTGCTCCGTCGCTCGCTGGTAACGATGCAGAATCCGTTTCAATTCGCGGCAACCGTATATCCGCGCAAACTCTATGAGGCAGTCGAGGGCTACGGCGGCTCGCGTCAGATGAATCCCGATAAATGGTTCCACTGGAAGCTGTTGTCCCGGGCCGACGCGGCCTATTTCGTCGATCGGCCCCTGTTTGCCTATCGCTGGCATGCATCGAACCAGACGGCTCAACAAACTGGCAGTGGAGCGCTTAAGTTCCTAGTCGACGAATACGCGTCAACTTACGAGATTGACGCTAACATCCTCAAGGAACTGGACCTCACGCGGGCCGAGATCGAGCGCGCGTTCGTCGAGTACGACATCGGCCGACACGGTCTGGCGGAATTGGCTCGTGGGAGGCGAGCGCAGGCGCGACGGATTCATTCATTCGGGCGGGCGGCTTATCCGCGGCACTCGCGGCGAAACCGGAAGACGTGGATCCTCGGCATATTGCTGAACATTGGGCCGTGCGGTCAATGGATCGCGCGGACGGCCTATCGGCGCATGACGCGATCCGCCCGCGCCGACACCGCGAACGCCTGGGAGTTGAACGGGAGTTACCCCACGTAG
- the asnB gene encoding asparagine synthase (glutamine-hydrolyzing): MCGIAGIWNLQSGADAGAAVGAMLDAMQHRGPDGRGMLAFDGGAAGMVRLALVDLSDRGQQPLWSVDRRVAIVFNGEIYNFRGERERLEREGFRFRTTTDTEVILNLYLERGMDFVDRLRGMFALAIFDWRESSAGGNPVMVMARDPLGIKPLYVAAPKGNPNGVIFASEVRGLLASGLVPRRVDPNGLAEYLARGFIIQPQTIIAGVRLLDCGTLERYAPGKPVERRRFWRIPAYEPRQETLDQAAERLRGVLEDSVALHAFADAPVGAFLSGGVDSSGIAGMMRKHIPNLRTYTLKFPDLPRADESDYATATAHALGCVNTVVEVRGSEMIELLPEHIRAMDQPSIDGLNTWLISRAAAHDVKAVLSGVGGDEWFAGYPVTRRMTYYATHPLGRLEAMAGKLASRLQSRLLEGRIRQRAHNLSTRRSPLATWLHAHHVFRYDQSRCMAGLSFDDDESRCIAGLSFDSAGDVTKLESYLSTISDDVRRESPIGLACLLDSGVYMGNQLLRDSDVMSMAHSLELRTPLVDVEVAKFSRTCLDEFKLRFDGGFDDRYAQSGAKRVLIQAMRDVLPADIATRPKRGFALPLVHWLRTNLKPMLADVCNPQTIARRGLIDPAVVAPLMQSSESLAENVYPRLWSLMLLELWCRNVLDAPTAKAAQHPEALAKESDSRPSLALRSGVTFE; encoded by the coding sequence ATGTGTGGAATAGCCGGAATTTGGAACCTGCAGAGCGGCGCTGATGCCGGCGCGGCCGTCGGCGCGATGCTCGATGCGATGCAGCATCGTGGTCCGGATGGACGGGGGATGCTTGCCTTCGATGGCGGTGCGGCGGGGATGGTGCGGCTGGCGCTTGTGGACCTTTCGGATCGCGGGCAGCAGCCGCTATGGTCGGTCGATCGTCGCGTCGCGATCGTTTTTAATGGCGAAATCTATAACTTCCGCGGCGAGCGGGAGCGACTCGAGCGAGAAGGCTTCCGGTTCCGAACGACCACCGATACGGAAGTTATTCTGAACCTGTATCTGGAGCGGGGAATGGACTTCGTCGATCGTCTCCGCGGCATGTTTGCGCTGGCGATCTTCGATTGGCGCGAGTCGTCAGCCGGTGGTAACCCAGTGATGGTAATGGCTCGCGATCCGCTCGGGATCAAGCCGCTCTACGTCGCTGCGCCAAAGGGCAATCCGAATGGCGTAATCTTCGCATCCGAAGTTCGCGGCCTACTGGCCAGCGGGCTGGTTCCACGGCGCGTCGATCCAAATGGATTAGCGGAGTACCTCGCGCGCGGGTTCATAATCCAGCCGCAAACGATTATCGCCGGCGTGCGATTGCTCGATTGCGGCACGCTCGAACGCTATGCCCCAGGCAAGCCAGTCGAACGGCGCCGGTTTTGGCGAATCCCGGCCTATGAACCGAGACAAGAAACGCTCGATCAAGCGGCCGAGCGGCTGCGCGGCGTGCTCGAGGACAGCGTCGCCCTGCACGCCTTTGCCGATGCGCCCGTCGGGGCGTTTTTGAGCGGCGGCGTCGATTCCAGCGGCATCGCCGGCATGATGCGCAAGCACATTCCTAACCTCCGCACGTATACGCTCAAGTTTCCGGACCTGCCGCGAGCGGACGAGTCCGATTACGCAACCGCCACGGCCCATGCGCTCGGCTGCGTCAATACGGTCGTCGAAGTCCGCGGTAGCGAAATGATCGAGCTGCTGCCGGAGCATATTCGGGCAATGGATCAGCCGTCGATCGACGGGCTAAACACCTGGCTCATCTCGCGCGCGGCGGCGCACGATGTCAAGGCCGTGCTCTCCGGAGTGGGGGGCGACGAGTGGTTCGCCGGCTACCCGGTGACGCGAAGAATGACCTATTATGCCACGCATCCCCTGGGGCGGTTGGAGGCTATGGCCGGCAAACTGGCGTCGCGATTGCAATCGCGATTGCTTGAGGGTCGGATCCGTCAACGCGCGCACAATCTGTCGACGCGGCGCTCGCCGCTAGCGACTTGGCTACACGCGCATCACGTGTTCCGTTACGACCAATCTCGTTGCATGGCCGGCTTGTCGTTCGACGATGACGAATCTCGTTGCATCGCTGGGTTGTCGTTCGACTCGGCGGGGGACGTCACGAAACTGGAAAGCTATCTTTCGACGATCAGCGACGACGTTCGCCGCGAGTCGCCGATTGGATTGGCCTGCTTGCTCGACTCTGGCGTTTACATGGGGAACCAATTGCTTCGCGATTCCGACGTGATGAGCATGGCCCATTCGCTGGAGTTGCGGACCCCGCTCGTTGACGTGGAGGTCGCGAAGTTCTCACGGACTTGTCTGGACGAATTCAAGCTCCGATTCGACGGCGGCTTCGATGACCGATATGCCCAGAGTGGCGCGAAGCGCGTGTTGATCCAAGCCATGCGCGACGTATTGCCCGCCGACATTGCGACCCGGCCGAAGCGTGGATTCGCGCTACCGCTTGTGCATTGGCTGCGCACCAATCTGAAGCCGATGCTTGCGGATGTTTGCAATCCGCAGACGATTGCGCGCCGTGGGCTAATCGATCCGGCGGTGGTCGCCCCGCTGATGCAATCTTCGGAGTCATTGGCGGAAAATGTTTATCCGCGGCTCTGGTCGTTGATGCTGTTGGAACTTTGGTGTCGCAACGTGCTGGACGCGCCGACGGCCAAGGCAGCACAACATCCGGAAGCGCTCGCTAAGGAAAGCGATTCTCGCCCATCGCTAGCGCTTCGGTCCGGTGTGACTTTTGAATGA
- a CDS encoding glycosyltransferase family 4 protein, protein MESKPSSPRKPTNRPRKVLHVLNSAGGGAAMSTIAVMESHSQQGIAACAVCHDAGSSEERDRLREATRGAVLFTPLYWWNRKIRAALWRRPLIELHQLLQTGWMRGSSRKVADFAHRQQVDLIHTNTMLTPEGGVAARRLGLPHIWHLRELIGAGQPFRIAKSKPGLSRFIKQHASLVIANSQIAADKARGWIPAAMLRVVPNGIDVQAFVPRQDKVRKGPLIVAMVASLTSRTKRHSIFVEAAARLRETAGVEFRIYGHDSTAGGTRPGDRYAEEIHRLIRERGLADRFRWPGHVADPAQIMAEIDILVHPADNESFGRTPVEAMAAGLPVVGVRGGGVGETVLDGVTGLLVPAGESATMAAAIMRLVNDPPLRTRLGVASRQRAESHYSLETCAAGILQAYEEAVKCPVGRPALSLASHPSPLAP, encoded by the coding sequence GTGGAATCTAAACCTTCGTCGCCGCGGAAGCCGACGAACCGTCCGCGGAAGGTGTTGCACGTGCTTAATAGCGCCGGCGGTGGCGCGGCGATGAGCACGATTGCTGTAATGGAGTCACACTCGCAGCAGGGAATCGCGGCCTGTGCAGTCTGCCACGACGCGGGATCTTCCGAGGAGCGGGATCGACTTCGCGAAGCGACGCGCGGCGCGGTTCTATTCACGCCGCTCTATTGGTGGAACCGAAAAATCCGGGCCGCGCTCTGGAGGCGACCGTTGATCGAACTTCATCAACTCCTGCAAACGGGCTGGATGCGCGGTTCGTCGCGGAAAGTGGCGGATTTCGCCCACCGTCAGCAAGTTGATTTGATTCACACCAACACGATGTTGACCCCTGAAGGCGGAGTCGCGGCGCGGCGGCTCGGATTGCCGCACATCTGGCATTTGCGCGAACTGATTGGCGCCGGGCAGCCCTTTCGGATCGCCAAGAGTAAACCTGGCTTGAGCCGGTTCATCAAGCAACATGCGTCGCTGGTAATTGCCAATTCACAAATCGCGGCCGATAAGGCGCGCGGCTGGATTCCGGCCGCGATGCTGCGGGTCGTGCCAAACGGCATCGACGTGCAAGCGTTTGTTCCGCGGCAAGATAAGGTCCGAAAGGGACCGTTGATCGTCGCCATGGTTGCGTCATTGACCTCGCGAACCAAGAGGCATTCAATCTTTGTCGAAGCAGCCGCGCGGCTGCGCGAGACCGCGGGCGTCGAATTCCGGATCTACGGCCACGATTCGACGGCGGGGGGAACTCGGCCGGGTGATCGTTACGCGGAAGAAATCCATCGACTTATCCGCGAGCGCGGTTTGGCTGACCGTTTTCGCTGGCCGGGACACGTGGCCGATCCAGCCCAAATTATGGCCGAAATCGACATCCTGGTTCATCCTGCCGACAACGAATCGTTCGGTCGCACTCCGGTCGAAGCGATGGCCGCTGGACTGCCGGTCGTCGGCGTCCGCGGTGGCGGCGTCGGTGAAACGGTGCTCGACGGAGTGACTGGGCTGCTGGTCCCCGCAGGCGAATCGGCGACGATGGCCGCGGCGATCATGCGTCTGGTAAACGATCCGCCGCTCCGTACACGACTTGGCGTCGCCAGCCGCCAGCGGGCAGAATCCCACTATTCGCTCGAAACTTGCGCAGCCGGCATCCTCCAAGCCTACGAAGAAGCCGTGAAATGCCCCGTCGGCCGACCTGCACTATCCCTCGCCTCTCACCCTTCGCCCCTCGCCCCTTGA
- a CDS encoding O-antigen ligase family protein, with protein sequence MNFTSSLPYDPRAVIAQIQRRHEKGRATFDTLTLNGILLFFIGLTVVGSGFRAARPEIGGLLLQPYLVPILLAMPYILLSRLQELPTRVLLGLGLFTLSFVMTSLGPASLAIMLKLVVSVLTTATIALLVRSRADLIAGATGLLLAVAALALHGLEEPDLAGLGVKAIEVANKNSYSMYALPALLLAGYLVLRIKPKSKVLLTLSVVCSLAVLVAIFMSGNRSGYLGAVLVALLLVRERKIAGVLLVGMVVAAIAYYLINHGSTEILERRVNQTVEGNSSDTLRINLLKACVKIGLANPIAGVSPGNLPDEIRHNMATGHVEEVIVGPHNVFGLIIGGNGLLCTGCLLLLAWSLWTWPPSARRGGSTSEFIEARKLLRYMLVLWAVRGMFNDEILYNPGFCIGLGLAMGMCVAASKLQPLAVVGAGARPQLAPTS encoded by the coding sequence ATGAACTTCACATCTTCCCTTCCATACGACCCACGGGCGGTCATCGCCCAGATTCAGCGTCGACACGAGAAGGGTCGGGCTACTTTTGATACGCTCACGCTCAACGGCATCCTGCTGTTCTTCATCGGCTTGACGGTCGTTGGCTCAGGGTTCAGAGCGGCCCGTCCCGAAATCGGCGGGCTATTGCTACAGCCCTACCTGGTGCCGATCTTGTTGGCGATGCCTTATATTCTGCTGTCCCGATTACAGGAACTCCCGACAAGAGTCTTGCTGGGATTGGGGCTTTTCACGCTGTCATTTGTCATGACGTCGTTAGGGCCGGCTTCGCTGGCCATTATGCTCAAGCTGGTCGTTTCGGTTCTGACGACCGCCACCATTGCACTCTTGGTCCGAAGCCGTGCCGATCTGATCGCCGGCGCGACGGGCCTCTTATTGGCCGTCGCCGCGCTGGCGCTGCATGGCCTGGAAGAACCGGACTTAGCAGGCTTGGGCGTCAAAGCGATCGAAGTCGCAAACAAGAATTCCTACTCGATGTACGCTTTGCCCGCATTGCTGCTCGCGGGGTATTTGGTGCTGCGCATCAAGCCGAAATCGAAAGTGCTTCTGACCTTATCCGTCGTTTGCAGCCTTGCAGTATTGGTGGCGATATTCATGAGCGGCAACCGATCCGGTTATTTGGGAGCGGTGTTGGTCGCCTTGCTTCTCGTTCGCGAACGAAAGATTGCGGGTGTGCTGTTGGTCGGCATGGTGGTCGCGGCCATTGCCTATTATCTTATCAACCACGGCAGCACCGAGATTCTTGAACGCCGAGTGAATCAGACCGTGGAAGGGAATTCGTCCGACACGCTACGTATCAATCTCCTCAAAGCATGCGTGAAAATTGGATTGGCCAATCCCATCGCAGGCGTTTCCCCTGGCAATTTGCCCGACGAAATCCGTCATAATATGGCCACCGGGCACGTGGAGGAAGTGATAGTCGGCCCCCACAATGTATTTGGCTTGATTATTGGAGGCAACGGACTGTTATGTACGGGCTGCCTATTGCTCTTGGCATGGAGCCTGTGGACGTGGCCTCCGTCGGCCAGGCGCGGCGGATCGACCTCAGAGTTCATCGAGGCGCGGAAGCTGCTGCGCTACATGCTGGTCCTTTGGGCCGTCCGTGGTATGTTCAACGACGAGATTCTCTACAACCCGGGGTTCTGCATTGGGCTCGGACTGGCGATGGGCATGTGTGTCGCCGCCAGCAAGCTGCAGCCGCTTGCGGTCGTGGGAGCCGGCGCTCGGCCGCA
- a CDS encoding NAD(P)-dependent oxidoreductase encodes MKILVTGGRGTVGSVLTRELAARGHGVVSCDLTHGTDEIGFSLRTDVEKPTYVRCDVGDSRQLARIFDVMGPFDVVYHLAAEFGRWNGEDFYEQVWRTNAVGTKNVLRLQEQHRFRLVHFSSSEVYGDWDDVMSEDVMEKNEIKQMNDYALSKWVNECQIRNSRVQFGTESVVVRLFNTYGPGEYYSPYRSVNCRFMYCGLMGLPWVVFRNYYRSSTYVEDTVRSLANICTNFKPGEVYNIGSNQYHSIEELSDMVLKVTGADPGLVEYRDAEVLTTRVKKVDNSKAVRDLGHKDSVTLEEGVRRTIEWMKKVYGVTDGSVRKE; translated from the coding sequence TTGAAGATTCTAGTTACCGGCGGACGTGGAACAGTCGGATCGGTTTTGACCCGGGAACTTGCGGCGCGCGGCCATGGCGTCGTTAGTTGCGACTTGACCCACGGCACCGACGAAATCGGCTTCAGCCTGCGAACCGACGTGGAAAAGCCGACCTATGTTCGCTGCGATGTGGGAGACAGCCGGCAATTGGCCAGAATCTTCGACGTGATGGGACCCTTCGACGTCGTCTATCACTTGGCGGCCGAATTCGGCCGCTGGAACGGCGAAGATTTTTACGAACAGGTTTGGCGAACGAACGCCGTCGGCACGAAAAACGTCTTGCGCTTGCAAGAGCAACATCGCTTCCGCCTCGTCCATTTCTCGTCGTCCGAAGTCTATGGCGATTGGGACGACGTGATGTCCGAAGACGTGATGGAGAAGAATGAAATCAAGCAGATGAACGACTACGCCCTCTCGAAATGGGTCAACGAGTGTCAGATCCGCAACTCGCGAGTTCAATTCGGCACCGAAAGCGTCGTCGTGCGGCTATTCAATACTTACGGCCCCGGCGAATACTACAGTCCATACCGCTCGGTCAATTGCCGCTTCATGTATTGCGGCTTGATGGGCCTGCCCTGGGTCGTCTTTCGCAACTATTACCGCAGCTCGACCTACGTCGAAGATACGGTGCGGTCGCTCGCCAATATCTGCACCAACTTCAAGCCCGGCGAAGTCTATAACATCGGCAGCAATCAATACCATTCGATCGAAGAGCTTTCCGACATGGTACTCAAGGTAACTGGCGCCGATCCGGGGCTCGTCGAGTACCGCGACGCGGAGGTACTGACCACTCGCGTGAAGAAGGTGGACAATTCAAAAGCGGTCCGCGATTTGGGGCACAAGGACAGCGTTACACTCGAGGAAGGCGTGCGGCGCACGATCGAATGGATGAAGAAGGTTTACGGAGTCACCGACGGATCGGTACGCAAGGAGTGA